The following coding sequences lie in one Rutidosis leptorrhynchoides isolate AG116_Rl617_1_P2 chromosome 4, CSIRO_AGI_Rlap_v1, whole genome shotgun sequence genomic window:
- the LOC139839800 gene encoding uncharacterized protein isoform X2, translating to MGDPYWRYADTASASRPSYTSYLSSDVPTLSRNYLSSSSDYLHKDILTSRSGPYGVDDITGIGVRNDTVLGGYTAGTSGNGYRSSFEDPYLLGRRDVMRDMGAGVRDIVDERPDSLRKANGVSPGSQKSNVLFVDALPPDCTRREVSHLFRPFVGFKEIRLVHKEPRNIGDKTIVLCFVEFSDSNHALSALEALQGYKFDNKKPDSAALQIHFAHFPFKLPPDKEELGFAHFQSQPQRVNEEQDLAANQQSLQLPPNRDERGLLGRYPSQQPSHKDERDRAIPREREMAVEDEEPQSVKRKFEGSNGSLKKKGKVEGSGSKSKKSCAKCKRKHSGECFVKSGACFRCGKTDHVLKDCPVKESVKSCYVCGEEGHVRAQCPKKTGAPKPNKKDKAS from the exons CTAGTGCTTCAAGACCATCCTATACTAGTTATCTATCGTCTGATGTACCAACGTTGTCTCGAAATTACTTGAGCAGCTCATCTGATTATCTGCACAAGGAT ATTTTGACATCACGGTCGGGACCATATGGTGTAGACGATATCACGGGCATTGGTGTTCGTAATGATACTGTTCTTGGTGGATACACGGCTGGAACTAGTGGAAACGGTTACCGGTCTTCTTTTGAAGACCCGTATCTACTTGGAAGACGAGATGTTATGCGCGATATGGGTGCAGGAGTTCGCGATATAGTAGATGAAAGGCCTGATTCTTTGAGGAAGGCTAATGGTGTCTCACCTGGAAGTCAGAAATCGAATGTATTGTTTGTAGATGCTCTACCGCCTGATTGTACTCGAAGAGAAGTATCTC ATTTGTTCCGCCCTTTTGTTGGATTTAAAGAAATTAGACTCGTGCACAAGGAGCCAAGAAAT ATTGGTGATAAAACCATAGTGTTGTGCTTTGTTGAGTTTTCAGACTCGAATCATGCTCTATCTGCTTTGGAAGCCCTTCAAG GTTACAAGTTTGACAACAAGAAACCCGATTCAGCAGCCTTACAGATACATTTTGCTCATTTTCCATTTAAACTACCACCCGATAAAGAGGAGCTAGGGTTTGCTCACTTTCAATCTCAACCACAACGTGTTAACGAGGAACAAGATCTTGCTGCTAATCAACAATCATTGCAACTACCACCCAATAGAGACGAGCGTGGTCTACTTGGTCGTTATCCATCTCAACAACCGTCCCACAAAGACGAGAGAGATCGTGCTATTCCAAG GGAGAGAGAGATGGCCGTTGAAGATGAGGAGCCTCAATCGGTGAAGAGGAAGTTTGAAGGATCAAATGGATCTTTAAAGAAAAAAGGGAAAGTTGAGGGGTCTGGGAGTAAATCTAAGAAGAGTTGTGCCAAGTGTAAGAGAAAGCACTCAGGTGAATGCTTTGTGAAATCGGGGGCATGTTTTCGTTGCGGGAAAACAGACCATGTGTTGAAAGATTGCCCCGTCAAAGAATCTGTTAAAAGCTGTTATGTTTGTGGGGAGGAGGGGCACGTACGCGCTCAGTGCCCCAAGAAAACTGGTGCACCGAAGCCTAATAAAAAAGACAAAGCTAGTTAG